One part of the Truepera radiovictrix DSM 17093 genome encodes these proteins:
- a CDS encoding ABC transporter substrate-binding protein, which yields MKVSVPLTAWWLTLASAALAAPYPLSVTDDLGVTVTLEREPERVVAMMPSHTETLCALDACDKLVGVDDFTNYPPETDDLPRLGGAFSPNIEAILALEPDLVLADESSDLAAALRNAGVTVYAGTAQTFDEAFEKFAVLGQLVNRELEAALLVERVRGEIEAIAAQTEALEGVSVYYEIDPTPFSVGPGSFIGVLLAKAGGENIVTEDLGDFPQLDPEYVIAADPEVIIVSEEDAGALPERPGWAGISAVQQGRVVTTDAVTRDAISRPGPRMVEAVRFFARALHPEVFGEPEAVRGAASR from the coding sequence ATGAAGGTGTCCGTCCCCCTCACCGCTTGGTGGCTCACCCTGGCGAGCGCCGCGCTCGCCGCGCCCTACCCCCTTAGCGTCACCGACGACTTAGGCGTCACCGTGACCCTCGAGCGGGAACCGGAGCGGGTGGTGGCGATGATGCCCAGCCACACCGAGACGCTCTGCGCCCTTGACGCCTGCGACAAGCTCGTCGGCGTCGACGACTTTACCAACTACCCCCCCGAAACCGACGACCTACCCCGCCTCGGCGGCGCGTTCTCACCGAACATCGAGGCGATTTTGGCGCTCGAGCCCGACCTGGTGCTCGCCGACGAGTCGTCCGACCTCGCGGCCGCGCTGCGCAACGCCGGCGTCACGGTCTACGCGGGCACCGCCCAGACCTTCGACGAGGCCTTCGAGAAGTTCGCGGTGCTCGGGCAGCTCGTCAACCGCGAGCTCGAGGCGGCGCTCCTCGTGGAGCGGGTGCGGGGCGAGATCGAGGCCATTGCCGCGCAGACCGAGGCGTTAGAGGGGGTCTCGGTCTACTATGAGATCGACCCCACCCCCTTTAGCGTCGGGCCGGGGTCGTTTATCGGGGTGCTGCTGGCCAAAGCGGGGGGGGAGAACATCGTCACGGAGGACTTGGGCGACTTTCCGCAGCTCGACCCGGAGTACGTCATCGCCGCCGACCCGGAGGTGATTATCGTCAGCGAAGAGGACGCCGGGGCGCTTCCCGAGCGTCCCGGGTGGGCGGGTATCAGCGCCGTGCAGCAGGGGCGCGTGGTCACCACCGACGCCGTGACGCGCGACGCCATCAGCCGCCCGGGGCCGCGGATGGTCGAGGCGGTGCGCTTTTTCGCCCGAGCCCTGCACCCCGAGGTCTTCGGCGAACCCGAGGCCGTGCGCGGCGCGGCCTCGCGTTAG
- the prmC gene encoding peptide chain release factor N(5)-glutamine methyltransferase, with the protein MTTLAQALEDTTRRLERAGVESAASEAYALLEALLALSRSELLLARQRPLSVPQRRRLEAWVRRREAREPLQHILGVAPFYGLTLRVTPQVLVPRPETERLVELALAHLRGRARPHVLDVGTGSGAVALALQAERPDAVVLASDLSGAALAVARENARRLGLPVRFRRADLLADPAVRAFARRAELVVSNPPYLPEGDREAVSPEVQADPATALYAGPDGLAVFRRLEREAFSALQPGAALFVELDARNVARALAESRGWARGAVHDDLVGRPRFLQLVR; encoded by the coding sequence ATGACGACCCTCGCCCAAGCCCTAGAGGACACCACCCGGCGCCTGGAGCGCGCCGGCGTCGAGAGCGCCGCGAGCGAAGCGTACGCGCTTTTAGAGGCGCTCCTCGCGCTCTCCCGCAGCGAGCTCTTGCTCGCCCGTCAGCGGCCGCTGAGCGTCCCCCAAAGGCGCCGCCTCGAGGCGTGGGTGCGCCGCCGCGAGGCGCGCGAACCGCTCCAGCACATCCTGGGAGTAGCGCCCTTTTACGGGCTCACCTTACGCGTCACGCCGCAGGTGCTCGTGCCGCGGCCCGAAACCGAGCGCCTCGTCGAGCTGGCGCTCGCGCACCTCCGGGGGCGAGCGCGCCCGCACGTGCTCGACGTCGGCACCGGCAGCGGCGCGGTCGCCTTGGCCCTCCAAGCGGAGCGCCCGGACGCGGTGGTCTTAGCGAGCGACCTCTCTGGGGCGGCTCTGGCGGTCGCTCGGGAGAACGCGCGGCGCCTGGGGCTCCCCGTGCGCTTTCGCCGCGCCGACCTCCTGGCTGATCCCGCCGTGCGCGCCTTTGCGCGCCGCGCCGAGCTCGTCGTCTCCAACCCGCCCTACTTGCCCGAGGGCGACCGCGAGGCGGTGAGCCCGGAGGTGCAAGCCGACCCGGCGACGGCGCTCTACGCGGGGCCGGACGGTCTGGCGGTCTTTCGGCGGCTCGAGCGCGAGGCGTTTAGCGCCCTCCAACCGGGCGCCGCGCTGTTTGTCGAGCTCGACGCGCGCAACGTCGCGCGCGCGCTCGCCGAGAGCCGGGGGTGGGCGCGCGGCGCGGTGCACGACGACCTCGTGGGTCGGCCGCGGTTCTTGCAGCTCGTGCGTTAG
- the lspA gene encoding signal peptidase II, with protein sequence MYLLVAAALVALDQLTKVWAANTFPLGGPGVPIGLGFHFTYTRNIGAAFGILQHGPTTTLLLGVLSAAVSLALLIYLLRRAPTLSRLQLSAFTLILAGAVGNMIDRFYLGYVRDFIHFHLPNFNFPVFNVADMCVVIGAGLLILASLTEGSHEGQPRAAPPDELGGTRPEADR encoded by the coding sequence ATGTACCTTCTCGTTGCCGCGGCGCTCGTCGCGTTAGACCAGCTCACCAAGGTCTGGGCGGCCAACACCTTTCCGCTCGGCGGGCCGGGCGTCCCCATCGGTTTGGGTTTTCACTTTACCTATACCCGCAACATCGGCGCCGCCTTCGGTATCCTGCAGCACGGCCCCACGACCACCCTGCTCCTGGGCGTCCTCTCGGCGGCCGTCTCGCTCGCGCTGCTCATCTACCTGCTGCGCCGCGCGCCCACGCTCTCCAGGCTGCAGCTCTCGGCCTTTACCCTGATCCTCGCCGGCGCGGTCGGGAACATGATCGACCGCTTTTACCTGGGCTACGTGCGCGACTTTATCCACTTCCACCTGCCCAACTTCAACTTCCCGGTCTTTAACGTCGCCGACATGTGCGTGGTGATCGGCGCGGGGCTGCTCATCTTGGCGAGCCTCACCGAGGGCTCTCACGAGGGGCAGCCGCGCGCAGCTCCCCCCGACGAGCTCGGCGGGACCCGGCCCGAAGCCGACCGCTAA
- a CDS encoding NAD-glutamate dehydrogenase, translating to MPATQNHLQEFVAQSRGAKALERQLIGLLFEEAPPDLLEAFSAESLTALGRRARDFIGVRTHPSEVRLRVYNPTLENDGWSVPYTVLELSLGDRPFIVDSVRAELRRHNVDVLHLLHPILEVHRDADGKLLGFGEGGVPEAYELYFLALEPREAARRALAKAVENILQDVVLATDDYGPMRAQAKALSRYLAELAQAERRIERADELAEYAEFMRWLTQDNYVFLGYREYDLLEPETPGGDLRLQVTPDSGLGVLRKVSSAYNTPVPLSRLPEGLRERVVGGQVLTVTKTNAEATVHRPARMDYIGIKKVVRGVFRGEHRFVGLFTSKALSTPVDEIPILRRKLRLVLALDHAKPGSHDFKRIISVFNSIPRDELFWSDPERLHRDIRTVMAMADEGGVRLTVRPDPLARGFAVMVVMPRDRFNAEVRRAIQAYLTNAFRATHVDYQLAIGEDEAQVRFHFFFTTDLDPHTLELSVLERRVAELTRTWDDHLGELLEATYGPARGRHLAARYARFFDERYRADTRPETAVHDVAAFEELEHTPFVVRFRNPEGPDRAQGGAEPAPDGAPNDTHLEVYHRERTLVLSEVLPILENLGFRVLEQVSYFVSLAEGPVPVRGLDVFRVQGAQGERLELAAVGERLQEALVALLRGQAENDRLNRLVLYGGLRVRQVALLRTLQALYAQLSAGTSRRFVNDTLLKHPALAGLIYRAFEAKFAPDPPGGPARGREAREAALAEVRADFNEGLAEVASLAEDGTLQGLFNLVEAAVRTNFFLDKPFISLKLESARVTHMPEPRPLYEIFVSAPTVEGVHLRGGRVARGGLRWSDRPDDVRTEVLGLMKTQMTKNAVIVPVGSKGGFVLKGEPSDPEALRPFVREAYQTYLRGLLDLTDNLVEGRVVHPEGVVVFDDPDPYLVVAADKGTATFSDLANQTAAEYGFWLGDAFASGGSYGYDHKKEGITARGAWECVARHFRELGLDVHRDTFTAFGIGDMSGDVFGNGMLYTPKLKLLAAFNHQHIFLDPDPDPEASYRERRRLFELPRSTWADYDPAVISAGGGVYSRFAKSIPLSEPVRRVLDLEAEALSGQDLIRAILKMPVDLFWNGGVGTYVKASTETHAEAGDSANNAVRVDACELRARVVGEGGNLGFTQRARIEYALAGGRINTDAVDNSAGVDMSDHEVNLKILLQPLVTAGRLSFDERNALLKEMTAEVSALVLRDNYRQSLALSLAQRRASRDVSPFVSLQAYLAERGTLRPDVEALPDAKTALARGVTRPELAVLLAYTKMGLYRRLLETDFPDEPFFAHYLVEYFPEALQARFRDDILAHPLRREITATQFTNTVVDLLGMSFVHRNVRDTGASPVEVVRGALLALEILEAPALLERLFALDGAVAADAQYAMLERFVAAVEGVVAWLLLNDIPVASVGTFVETYKAPLSALREGLAALLPAAERARYEGTLQEIVALGFEGPLAAELASLEYLPSSVGVVDVSRNTATPLETAARLFYALGERFSLGALRDALAALEARSKWDKIALNGLVMDLRRAQLGLTEQLLVEGGDASDPAAAVEGFLARHPRLLRRFDAALAEIRQEDALGLASGGVLSRLLWQMLEETRRQAAA from the coding sequence ATGCCCGCAACGCAAAACCACCTGCAAGAGTTCGTCGCGCAAAGCCGCGGGGCGAAGGCGCTCGAGCGCCAGCTGATCGGCCTGCTCTTCGAGGAGGCGCCCCCCGACCTTTTGGAGGCCTTTAGCGCCGAGAGCCTCACCGCCTTGGGGCGGCGCGCGCGCGACTTTATCGGCGTGCGCACGCACCCCAGCGAGGTGCGGCTACGGGTCTACAACCCAACCCTAGAAAACGACGGTTGGAGCGTCCCTTACACCGTGCTCGAGCTGAGCCTCGGCGACCGGCCCTTTATCGTCGACTCGGTGCGCGCCGAGCTGCGGCGCCACAACGTCGACGTCTTGCACCTGTTGCACCCCATCTTGGAGGTGCACCGCGACGCCGACGGGAAGCTCCTCGGGTTCGGCGAGGGGGGGGTGCCCGAAGCTTATGAGCTCTACTTTCTCGCGCTGGAGCCGCGCGAAGCGGCCCGCCGCGCGCTCGCCAAGGCCGTCGAGAACATCTTGCAGGACGTGGTGCTGGCGACCGACGACTACGGCCCGATGCGCGCGCAAGCCAAGGCGCTCAGCCGCTACCTCGCGGAGTTGGCGCAGGCGGAGCGCCGCATCGAACGCGCCGACGAGCTCGCCGAGTACGCCGAGTTCATGCGCTGGCTGACCCAGGACAACTACGTCTTTTTGGGTTACCGCGAGTACGATCTCTTGGAGCCGGAGACCCCCGGTGGCGACCTGCGGCTTCAGGTCACCCCCGATTCGGGGCTCGGGGTGCTGCGCAAGGTCAGCAGCGCCTACAACACCCCGGTGCCGCTCTCACGGTTGCCGGAGGGGTTGCGCGAACGCGTCGTCGGCGGTCAGGTGCTCACGGTTACCAAGACGAACGCTGAGGCGACCGTGCACCGCCCCGCGCGGATGGACTACATCGGGATCAAAAAGGTCGTGCGGGGCGTTTTCCGCGGTGAGCACCGCTTCGTCGGGCTGTTTACCTCCAAAGCGCTCTCGACCCCGGTCGACGAGATCCCCATCTTGCGGCGCAAGCTGCGCCTCGTCTTGGCCCTCGACCACGCCAAGCCGGGGTCGCACGACTTTAAACGCATCATCTCGGTGTTTAACTCGATCCCCCGCGACGAGCTCTTCTGGAGCGACCCCGAGCGGCTGCACCGCGACATCCGCACGGTGATGGCGATGGCCGACGAGGGGGGGGTGCGGCTCACCGTGCGCCCCGACCCCTTGGCGCGCGGGTTTGCGGTGATGGTGGTGATGCCCCGCGACCGCTTTAACGCCGAGGTGCGCCGCGCCATTCAGGCCTACCTCACGAACGCCTTTCGCGCCACGCACGTCGACTACCAGCTCGCTATCGGCGAGGACGAGGCGCAGGTGCGCTTTCACTTCTTCTTTACCACCGACCTCGACCCGCACACCCTCGAGCTCTCGGTGCTCGAGCGCCGCGTGGCGGAGCTGACCCGCACCTGGGACGACCACCTCGGCGAACTCCTCGAGGCGACCTACGGCCCGGCGCGCGGCCGGCACCTCGCGGCGCGCTACGCGCGCTTTTTCGACGAGCGCTACCGCGCCGACACCCGACCCGAAACGGCGGTGCACGACGTCGCGGCCTTCGAGGAGCTCGAGCACACCCCCTTCGTGGTCCGCTTTCGCAACCCCGAAGGCCCCGACCGCGCGCAAGGGGGTGCCGAACCCGCCCCCGACGGGGCGCCCAACGACACCCACCTCGAGGTCTACCACCGGGAGCGCACGTTGGTCCTAAGCGAGGTGCTGCCGATCCTCGAAAACCTGGGCTTTCGGGTGTTGGAGCAGGTCTCGTACTTCGTGTCGCTCGCCGAGGGGCCGGTGCCGGTGCGCGGCCTCGACGTCTTTCGGGTCCAGGGCGCGCAGGGGGAGCGGCTCGAGCTAGCGGCGGTCGGCGAGAGGCTGCAAGAGGCGCTCGTCGCCCTCCTGAGGGGGCAGGCGGAGAACGACCGCTTAAACCGCCTCGTGCTCTACGGCGGGTTGCGCGTGCGTCAGGTGGCGCTTTTGCGCACCCTGCAGGCGCTCTACGCGCAGCTCTCGGCCGGGACGAGCCGCCGCTTCGTCAACGACACGCTGCTCAAACACCCCGCGCTCGCGGGGCTGATCTACCGCGCCTTCGAGGCCAAGTTCGCCCCCGACCCGCCCGGGGGCCCGGCGCGAGGCCGCGAGGCGCGCGAGGCGGCCCTGGCGGAGGTGCGCGCCGACTTTAACGAGGGGCTCGCCGAGGTCGCCTCGCTCGCCGAGGACGGGACGCTCCAGGGGCTCTTTAACCTCGTCGAGGCGGCGGTGCGCACAAACTTCTTTCTGGACAAACCCTTTATCTCGCTTAAGCTCGAGTCGGCGCGCGTCACGCACATGCCCGAACCGCGCCCGCTCTATGAGATCTTCGTCTCGGCGCCCACGGTCGAGGGGGTGCACCTGCGCGGCGGCCGGGTCGCGCGCGGCGGTCTGCGCTGGAGCGACCGGCCCGACGACGTGCGTACCGAGGTCTTGGGGCTGATGAAGACCCAGATGACCAAAAACGCGGTCATCGTCCCCGTCGGTTCGAAGGGGGGCTTTGTCCTCAAAGGGGAGCCGAGCGACCCGGAGGCGCTGCGCCCCTTTGTCCGTGAGGCCTATCAGACCTACCTCAGGGGGCTTTTGGACCTCACCGACAACCTCGTCGAGGGCCGGGTGGTGCACCCCGAAGGTGTGGTCGTGTTCGACGACCCCGACCCCTACCTGGTCGTCGCCGCCGACAAGGGCACCGCGACGTTTTCCGACCTCGCCAACCAGACGGCCGCCGAGTACGGCTTCTGGCTCGGCGACGCCTTCGCCTCCGGCGGCTCCTACGGTTACGACCACAAAAAGGAGGGGATCACCGCGCGCGGCGCCTGGGAGTGCGTGGCCAGGCACTTCCGCGAGCTGGGTCTGGACGTCCACCGCGACACCTTTACGGCCTTTGGCATCGGCGACATGTCGGGCGACGTCTTCGGCAACGGGATGCTCTACACCCCCAAGCTCAAACTCCTGGCGGCTTTTAACCACCAGCACATCTTTTTAGACCCCGACCCCGACCCCGAGGCGAGCTACCGCGAGCGCCGGCGCCTTTTCGAGCTGCCGCGCTCCACCTGGGCCGACTACGACCCCGCTGTGATCAGCGCGGGGGGTGGGGTCTACTCGCGCTTCGCCAAAAGCATCCCGCTCTCGGAGCCGGTGCGGCGCGTCCTGGACCTCGAGGCCGAAGCGCTCTCGGGCCAGGACCTCATCCGGGCAATTCTAAAGATGCCCGTCGACCTCTTCTGGAATGGCGGGGTCGGCACCTACGTCAAAGCGAGCACTGAGACGCACGCCGAGGCCGGCGACAGCGCCAACAACGCGGTGCGCGTCGACGCCTGTGAGCTGCGCGCGCGGGTCGTCGGCGAGGGGGGCAACTTGGGGTTCACCCAGCGGGCGCGGATCGAGTACGCCCTCGCGGGTGGGCGGATCAACACCGACGCGGTGGACAACTCGGCGGGCGTCGACATGTCCGACCACGAGGTCAACCTCAAGATCTTGCTGCAACCGCTCGTCACCGCCGGCCGCCTCAGCTTCGACGAGCGCAACGCGCTCCTTAAGGAGATGACCGCCGAGGTGAGCGCGCTCGTGCTGCGCGACAACTACCGGCAGTCCTTGGCGCTCTCGCTCGCCCAACGGCGCGCGAGCCGTGACGTCTCGCCCTTTGTGTCGCTGCAAGCCTACCTCGCCGAACGGGGGACGCTCCGCCCTGACGTCGAGGCCTTGCCGGACGCCAAAACGGCCCTCGCGCGCGGGGTCACCCGCCCCGAGCTCGCGGTGCTGCTGGCGTACACCAAGATGGGGCTCTACCGGCGGCTTTTAGAGACCGACTTCCCCGACGAGCCGTTTTTCGCGCACTACCTCGTCGAGTACTTCCCCGAAGCGCTGCAGGCGCGCTTTAGAGACGACATCCTGGCGCACCCGCTGCGCCGCGAAATCACCGCCACGCAGTTTACGAATACGGTCGTCGACCTTCTCGGGATGAGCTTTGTGCACCGCAACGTCCGCGACACCGGCGCTTCGCCGGTCGAGGTGGTGCGCGGGGCGCTCTTGGCGCTCGAGATCCTCGAGGCGCCCGCCCTCTTAGAGCGCCTCTTCGCGCTCGACGGCGCCGTGGCGGCCGACGCGCAGTACGCCATGCTCGAGCGCTTCGTGGCCGCCGTCGAGGGGGTGGTGGCGTGGCTGCTCCTCAACGACATCCCCGTCGCCTCGGTCGGCACCTTTGTCGAGACCTACAAGGCGCCGCTCTCGGCGCTGCGTGAGGGGCTCGCGGCGCTCTTGCCCGCAGCGGAGCGCGCCCGCTACGAGGGGACGCTGCAGGAGATCGTGGCGCTCGGCTTCGAGGGGCCCCTAGCGGCGGAGCTCGCCAGCCTCGAGTACCTGCCGAGCTCGGTCGGGGTGGTCGACGTCAGCCGCAACACCGCGACCCCCTTAGAGACCGCGGCGCGCCTTTTCTACGCCCTCGGCGAGCGCTTCTCGCTCGGCGCGCTGCGCGACGCGCTCGCCGCGCTCGAGGCCCGCAGCAAGTGGGACAAAATCGCCCTCAACGGCCTTGTCATGGACCTGCGGCGGGCGCAGCTCGGCCTCACCGAGCAGCTCCTCGTCGAAGGCGGCGACGCCAGCGACCCCGCGGCGGCCGTCGAGGGCTTTTTGGCCCGTCACCCGCGGCTGCTGCGGCGCTTCGACGCGGCGCTCGCCGAGATCCGCCAGGAGGACGCCCTGGGGCTAGCGAGCGGCGGGGTGCTCTCGCGGCTCCTGTGGCAGATGCTCGAGGAGACGCGGCGGCAGGCGGCGGCCTAA
- a CDS encoding coproporphyrinogen-III oxidase family protein, with translation MLPPPRALYLHVPFCPKVCPYCDFHKMRRHEGLVAAYLERLQGEARALYAAFPGPLDTLYFGGGTPSHLTDDELAHLTRTLEATWGFPAALETTLEADPKTFDRGRLETFRALGFDRLSIGVQSTQDAVLAFLGRQHTGREGLEAVEMALAAGFTVSADLITAVPGQDAAADLHALAQTGVAHLSVYTLTIEPYTPFARRGVTVDEDKEAEDYALASEVLGAYGLVRYEVSSHARPGFEAKHNSVYWRGDPFLALGPAAAAFVPVSHGGLLGERRTNPPIKAWLAGAPPEVLPVGSAAYVQDVLMTGLRTARGLDLAALSARAGFDVAAHYQGVLARLERVGLLERAGGFLRATEAGLLQLNGVTRALFAVAPPAHPPHA, from the coding sequence ATGCTCCCCCCGCCCCGCGCCCTCTACCTCCACGTGCCGTTTTGCCCCAAGGTGTGCCCCTACTGCGACTTTCACAAGATGCGGCGGCACGAGGGGTTGGTCGCGGCCTACCTCGAGCGCCTGCAGGGGGAGGCGCGCGCGCTTTACGCCGCGTTTCCGGGGCCCTTGGACACCCTCTACTTCGGCGGCGGCACGCCGTCGCACCTCACCGACGACGAGCTCGCCCACCTCACCCGCACCCTCGAGGCGACGTGGGGCTTTCCGGCGGCGCTGGAGACGACCCTTGAAGCCGACCCCAAGACGTTTGACCGGGGGCGCCTAGAGACCTTTCGGGCGCTCGGCTTCGACCGCCTCTCCATCGGGGTGCAGTCCACCCAGGACGCGGTGCTGGCGTTTTTGGGCCGTCAGCACACCGGGCGCGAGGGGCTCGAGGCGGTCGAGATGGCGCTCGCGGCGGGCTTTACCGTCTCCGCCGACCTCATCACCGCGGTCCCGGGGCAGGACGCGGCGGCGGACCTGCACGCGCTCGCGCAGACCGGCGTCGCGCACCTTAGCGTCTACACCCTCACCATCGAACCCTACACCCCCTTCGCGCGGCGCGGCGTCACCGTCGACGAGGACAAGGAGGCCGAGGACTACGCGCTAGCCAGCGAGGTGCTCGGCGCCTACGGCCTCGTGCGCTACGAGGTCTCGAGCCACGCCCGCCCCGGCTTTGAGGCGAAGCACAACAGCGTCTACTGGCGCGGCGACCCCTTTTTGGCGCTCGGCCCCGCGGCGGCGGCGTTCGTACCCGTGTCGCACGGCGGCCTTCTGGGGGAGCGCCGCACGAACCCGCCCATCAAGGCCTGGCTGGCGGGCGCCCCCCCCGAGGTCCTCCCCGTCGGGAGCGCCGCGTACGTCCAGGACGTGCTGATGACCGGCCTCAGGACCGCGCGCGGGCTCGACCTGGCGGCGCTGAGCGCGCGCGCAGGTTTCGACGTCGCGGCGCACTACCAAGGGGTGCTGGCGCGCCTGGAGCGCGTTGGGCTGCTCGAGCGCGCCGGGGGGTTCTTACGCGCGACCGAGGCGGGGCTGCTGCAGCTCAACGGGGTGACGCGGGCGCTCTTCGCGGTCGCGCCCCCAGCGCACCCCCCCCACGCTTAG
- a CDS encoding methyltransferase domain-containing protein, whose amino-acid sequence MEVEGAGRGEHRLIAYAGARRGCGIVDLRAPPQAPPKAPRAAPPALTAFEAEVLPGLEPFAAAELRALRGVREPRAAAGAVRFAFAGPWAALHALRTVVAVYAVVPFAVPRPKALLGHEHLTRLLAAIAAVRRGAPAGERFASFRLGAAGEGSSVLMRLAETLARETGLAFEPETGELLLRLRRAPHQEGWEALLRLTPRPLSARRWRVCNLPGGLNAGVAAAMLALAEVRASDRLLNAMCGSGTLAIEQALTLPPARLLACDTSAAALACTRDNARAAGVTLELLQADATALPLPDASVSVVVADPPWGDAVGTHGRNRALYPAFLLEAARVTAPGGRLVILTHELRLFDEVLAQPAVRARWDSVRSVQVFHGGHRPRLWLLRRLA is encoded by the coding sequence GTGGAGGTAGAGGGCGCGGGGCGGGGGGAGCATCGCCTCATAGCTTATGCGGGGGCGCGGCGCGGGTGCGGTATCGTAGACCTCCGTGCCCCGCCGCAAGCCCCCCCCAAAGCCCCCCGCGCCGCGCCCCCGGCCCTCACGGCCTTTGAAGCGGAGGTGCTGCCGGGGCTCGAGCCCTTCGCCGCGGCGGAGCTGCGCGCGCTGCGCGGCGTGCGGGAGCCCCGAGCGGCGGCCGGTGCGGTGCGCTTCGCGTTTGCGGGGCCTTGGGCGGCGCTGCACGCGCTGCGCACCGTGGTCGCGGTGTACGCCGTGGTGCCTTTCGCCGTGCCCCGCCCCAAGGCGCTCTTGGGGCACGAGCACCTGACGCGGCTCTTGGCCGCTATTGCCGCGGTGCGCCGCGGTGCGCCGGCGGGGGAGCGCTTTGCGAGCTTCCGCCTGGGGGCGGCGGGGGAGGGCTCGAGCGTCCTGATGCGCCTCGCCGAGACGCTCGCCCGCGAGACGGGGCTCGCCTTTGAACCGGAGACCGGCGAGCTGCTCCTGCGGCTGCGGCGCGCGCCGCACCAAGAGGGCTGGGAGGCGCTCTTGCGCCTCACCCCGCGCCCCCTCTCGGCGCGGCGTTGGCGCGTCTGCAACCTCCCGGGTGGGCTCAACGCGGGCGTCGCCGCGGCTATGCTGGCGCTCGCCGAGGTGCGGGCCAGCGACCGGTTGCTGAACGCCATGTGCGGCTCCGGCACGCTCGCCATCGAACAGGCGCTGACGCTCCCCCCCGCGCGGCTTTTAGCGTGCGACACGAGCGCCGCAGCGCTCGCGTGCACCCGCGACAACGCGCGCGCCGCGGGCGTGACGCTAGAGCTTTTGCAGGCCGACGCGACGGCGCTGCCGCTGCCGGACGCGAGCGTAAGCGTCGTCGTCGCCGACCCGCCCTGGGGTGACGCGGTCGGCACCCACGGCCGCAACCGCGCGCTCTACCCGGCGTTTTTGCTCGAGGCGGCGCGCGTAACAGCTCCCGGGGGGCGCCTCGTCATCCTCACGCACGAGCTGCGGCTCTTTGACGAGGTGCTGGCGCAGCCTGCAGTCCGCGCCCGCTGGGACTCCGTAAGAAGCGTGCAGGTCTTTCACGGCGGCCACCGTCCGCGGCTGTGGCTGCTTAGGCGCCTTGCCTAA
- a CDS encoding large ribosomal subunit protein bL28 codes for MAKVCDICGKKPVIRNQLVQSGKAKREGGVGRKTTGITKTWRLPNLQRVTSHVGGQSRRIRACTACIRAGKTLGL; via the coding sequence ATGGCGAAAGTATGTGACATCTGCGGGAAAAAGCCCGTCATCCGCAACCAACTGGTGCAGAGCGGGAAGGCGAAGCGCGAGGGCGGCGTCGGGCGCAAAACGACCGGCATCACGAAGACCTGGCGGCTCCCCAACCTGCAACGGGTGACGAGCCACGTCGGCGGCCAGTCCCGCCGCATCCGCGCCTGCACGGCGTGTATCCGCGCCGGTAAGACGCTCGGCCTCTAA